Genomic DNA from Elusimicrobiota bacterium:
ATATCTTCGAAGCGATCCTCCCGCCAATCATCGAATCCGCAAGTTGCATTGAATCGAACCGGATTTTCAAATGTCTTAAAAAGAATGTCCCATATAGGGAGATCGGCGAAATTATTGGTGTGATGTTTGTATTGGTGATGCACGCGGTGGGAATCTGGTCTTTGGATAATAAACCCCAGCCACTGGGGCGTGTTGATGTTCCAGTGATAGAAGTACTCTGCGACGGCGGTTAGAAGGGTGTAATACGCCCCTGCTGTAATCGAACATCCGAAAAGAAGATACACGATGGCCGCACTCAAAATGGAATTGATGGTGATTTCAACGGGGTGTTTGTAGAAAGACGTAAGAAGCTCTATTCGACGAGGCGAATGATGAAGTTGGTGGCATAGGAGCCAAAAAAATTGCGATTCATGGCGAATGCGGTGCCACCAATAATAAATGAAGGTAGAGACGAAGTAGGCAATCAAGGCTGACGGCCAGTCACCCATTCGATCCTTGAGGTGGAAAAGGGAGACGGATCCGAACCATCGGTCCCATGTGACTCCTGCCAAAATAATGATTCCCAGTTGAATAGCGTTGCAGAAAATAACTCTCGCCCACCAAGCCCGAACCTTTGGGAGGTCCATTGCGGGCCAAAACTTTTCAACAATGTAAAAACCAGTTGCGATAAGAATTAGTAGCCAAATCATAAATGACGAATTTTTCACCCCTTTGGTGAGGGTCTTGCCCCGAAGAAGAACCCTTGGCTGATCTATTGGCCCAAAGTCCAATATCGGGAATTTTAAACATGTCCTAGCATTAATGCCAATTCGATTGCGTTTGAAAAGACTATTGAGGCATTTCACTCATGCCCAGATCAAATTGTCTTGCGCAAGAATGGGGAGGACATGATTATGACAACCACTCGTTCCAAAAACTTCCTTACCGCCAGCTTAATTGGCGTTATCACAACAAGCGTGGGCTCTCCTCCCGTCGTCACCGCGACGAACAAACCGGTCAAGCGACCGAACATCGTTATCATTCTGGGAGACGACCTCGGGTACTCGGATTTGGGCTGTTTCGGCAGCGAGTTGAAAACACCCAACTTTGATGCGCTTGCGAAAGAAGGCCTGCGCTTTACGCAATTTTACACGCATGCGACCAGTTCACCCACGCGGTCGCTGTTGCTCACCGGCGTTGACACGCATATAAATGGGATGGGCAATATGGATGAGTGGACGGCCCCGAACCAAATGGGAAAGCCGGGTTACGAGGGCTTCATAAATGACCGCGTCACCACACTTCCCCAACTCTTGAAAGACACCGGCTACCACACCTATATGGCCGGAAAATGGCACATGGGAAAAGCGCCCAACCGTATTCCCGCAGCGCGAGGATTTGAACGGGACTTTTCGCTTTTAGACGGTGCCGGGAGCTATTGGGACATGTTGAATTTTACTGCTTCCACGCCCCTCTCCACTTTTACCGAGGATGGAAAATACCTTCGGAAACTTCCCAAAAAATATTACGCCACAAAAACTTACACCGACAAAATGATCAGTTTTATTGAATCGAACCGCGGTGATGGGAAACCCTTTTTCGCTTTCCTGTCCCATCAGGCTCCCCATGATCCTTATCATCTCCCTCGTAACTGGCGCAACCGCCACGTGGGAGAATACGACAAAGGCTGGGACGCGGTGCGCGAGGCCCGCCTCAAACGCCAAGTTGAGCTCGGGATTATGCCAGTGGGAACAGAGTTGGCCGAACGGATTTGGTTTTTGCCCGATCCCAATTTGCTGGCACCGGCTTCTCGCGCCATCCTTGGTAAAAAAATGGAGCTTTACGCGGGCATGGTGGAAAATATGGACCACCATGTTGGGCGACTCATTGATTACTTAAAAAAGATCGGCGAATACGACAACACGATCTTCATCGTCTTTGGAGACAACGGCGCGGAGGGAACGGACCTTTTTCAAATGATTGCTGGAACTTCTGGCACTCGTGATTTTCTTTTTTCCGCCGGCCAATGGTCACAAACACATCCCAACGCCTGGGGTGATCCCCACACCTATATCGGATACGGCCCGATGTGGGCGCAGGTGTCGATGACGCCCTTCAGCCAATACAAAGGGTACATGGCTGAGGGTGGAATCCGGAATGGCCTTATCGTGAGCGGCCCGGTTATTAAGCAGAAAAAAGGAAGCGTTAACAATAACGGGTTTTTGCATGTAGCGGATATCATGCCGACGCTTTTGGAGGTGGCCGGCGCAAAATACCCCAAAACCATCAACGGACAGGAAAGTCCACCTTTGCTCGGGAAATCGTGGGTCAAATTTCTTTCCGGCGAGGAAGCTTCCCCGCGATCAAATCAGGATTACATGGGATGGGAGGTGTTCGGGAACCGCGCGATTCGCCAGGGCGATTGGAAATTGCGGTGGCAATACAAACCTTTCGGAACGGAAGAGTGGGAATTGTTTAATGTGGTGAAGGATCCCGCCGAGCGTCATGATCTGGCCGCCAAAGAGCCCGCAAAAGTCAAGGCACTGATATCGCTTTGGGACGATTATGTCCGTGACAACAACGTCATTCTTCCCAACCGTGTGATCGCTGAGGGCATGGTGAAAAAACTGCCAGACCGTTACCCAGTGGAATCGGGTTATCCGCCTCTCATCTACAAAAAACAATTCGTGCCGCCATCGGACATGATGGCCGATCCGAAGAGGTAATTTCCAATGAAAATGAAACTGAATTTGATGATCCATTTGAAAGCAGGCTTTACCGTCATGCTGATGTTCTTTCCGATGATGGCGCAGGCCCTCGTGCCGCCGCGTTTCTACTGGAAAAGCCTCGCTGGAGCCAATGCCGTTCCGGTGATTTCTCAAAATTTAAGCGGCAACGCCAACCCCATCGATCCGGCGCACGTCGTTTCGGCGAACACGAATTTTGAGGCCCATATTAATGTGGTTGGGTTCGCGAAGATGTTGCCGGTATTGGGCCGAACGGCCACCGTCGCTCTTTTGCAGCCCATGGGACGAATCTCCAGCAACGCCACCGTCGCCGGAC
This window encodes:
- the atsA_1 gene encoding Arylsulfatase, producing the protein MIMTTTRSKNFLTASLIGVITTSVGSPPVVTATNKPVKRPNIVIILGDDLGYSDLGCFGSELKTPNFDALAKEGLRFTQFYTHATSSPTRSLLLTGVDTHINGMGNMDEWTAPNQMGKPGYEGFINDRVTTLPQLLKDTGYHTYMAGKWHMGKAPNRIPAARGFERDFSLLDGAGSYWDMLNFTASTPLSTFTEDGKYLRKLPKKYYATKTYTDKMISFIESNRGDGKPFFAFLSHQAPHDPYHLPRNWRNRHVGEYDKGWDAVREARLKRQVELGIMPVGTELAERIWFLPDPNLLAPASRAILGKKMELYAGMVENMDHHVGRLIDYLKKIGEYDNTIFIVFGDNGAEGTDLFQMIAGTSGTRDFLFSAGQWSQTHPNAWGDPHTYIGYGPMWAQVSMTPFSQYKGYMAEGGIRNGLIVSGPVIKQKKGSVNNNGFLHVADIMPTLLEVAGAKYPKTINGQESPPLLGKSWVKFLSGEEASPRSNQDYMGWEVFGNRAIRQGDWKLRWQYKPFGTEEWELFNVVKDPAERHDLAAKEPAKVKALISLWDDYVRDNNVILPNRVIAEGMVKKLPDRYPVESGYPPLIYKKQFVPPSDMMADPKR